The Triticum urartu cultivar G1812 unplaced genomic scaffold, Tu2.1 TuUngrouped_contig_6429, whole genome shotgun sequence genomic sequence aaaaactgtaaccatagagctttccaccagccaaatatgcatatagtatagttgttgcattccattactctctatgtgttaccttgctagcatatttcatgtgctgacccgttttcgggctgcaacattaatgttgcagacttttcagacgacgattaaggagttttaggtcgtggttctatactcagtgatgccgttggagttgatggactcacttatcttccaagccttccattgttatcgttattagatggccttaagccatatttattgtaataagttctcttttgagacactcgatgtaataagtgtgtgattactactctgttataaatcgtccgagtattgtgtggtgtcagcatcaCTGATCCAGgaatgacaccggagcacagagatcagactgtttgaggtctggtcgctacagagttACATGCAGTACATCATTCAGAACCTTACAATAGGTAATACCAACTGTATCTTGTTTCATGCTGAATTCAAGTCGCATTCATAGGTTCCCCTTTGCTGTGTACTCAAACCATTGTGCACCTGCTTCATTTTCCAGCTCTTTTGTTCAAGGTATAGGATGAAGGATGCACGAGCAATTTCTTGTCACACGATGAAATAGAACTCGTTGAGCAATGCACCTTTTCAAACTAAAACCAAGATCGGAATTGTAACTGTTCTGTATCAACTTAATGCACCAACTTTGCATATTATCGAAACTCTGTTTTAAAAGATAATCACTATGGTGCTAGTTATTTGTGTACTACTTCAGTAGGCATTAAGCAACACTTCTACCTTGTCTGTCCCACCCATAATACCAACGAAAAGTCATTAAATTTTGACACCCAAATCTTCATGTCCTTTATTTGTATGTCTTTTTGATATATTTTTTTATTGTGTAAAACTCAGAACAAAGGCCCTCAAGATAACTCAATTAGAAGATCCAGGGACTTCTCCTTGCCCAAAATCCGAGGAAGAACAGAAAGAATGTATGTGCACTCAAATCTTACTTGGCAACTTCAAGTTTATAACTAGGTGTTACAAATTGCACAGCATATTCCATCTTAACTCCGTTGGGTATGCACACTTTCTTTTGGACGGGTCAAGGAAGCTTTTGTTTATTGTTCTGCTTCTTTCATATTTTTGTGAATGCTAGCTATCCCATAGAAGCAGTTTGAAAGTTGAGATTTTACTCTATGAAACAAGCATGCCCTGCCTTGTAATCAATGACAAGGTTGGGGTTTCTCTATGGATCAGGCCAAGCCATGAATATGGAGGAACTAGTCAATCTCATAGGTGTTGGAAAAGGAGCAGAGCTACCCTATATTAGTTTCTCTCAGATATTGGCTGCTATAGATAATTTATCATTGCGGAACTTGCTTGGAAATGGTGGATTTGGCTGTGTTTACAAGGTAATGTTTTCTTGAAACAAACTTTAGTATGTGACAGCCTTGAACTGCTTAAGAACTTGCATTTGCAATACTAAAAGAATTAAAGTATGAAATCTCAGTTTGCTACCCTAGGGTAAAATAGAATTATTCATGTAAAAAAAGTACATGGATTTTCTCTAAAAAGAGAAGTAAACCGCTTCTCTATCCCGAATATTTCTTCCCCATATTTAATTTGCTGTAATATTCTTTTTGAAACTGAAGTGCATCTCTTGAGAGCAAGATGTTTACCTTTTTATCAGCTCCTACCCATAGAGGCGTAGGTGAATCCATCTTTTGAACTGTAGTTCCTGTTTAATAGGAATGGTATCCAGCGGCAAAATAATATTTAATGCCTGTCATACATTTATTACATAAGTATCTTGAATGGGGTAGTTTCCGTTATTGTTTGTCAGTCAAAGAATGCATAAAGTGAGTGGAAACAGCAATAGTTTGGTCCATTGACTCCTTTGATGGTTCTTTCGGTAAAAAGTGAGGTTTCTTTGTATATGCCTCTACCTCTGATAGTTTGAGCATGTCTGAAATAATGGGACATTACTAATACATTTGCGTATATCCCTATTGCTTATGGACTTAAACTAGATTGGATTTAGTTCAGCGTAGCTTCAATTTAGTGACATTCTATACCAATTGTATTTATCATATATGGAGAGAATTCAGGATTCTTAAAGAGGAGAGGAAGAGTGCTTATGTGCTTGGTAGATTATCTCATATCTATTTGAGTTTTCTTTTAGTTAAAAAAATAAAACTGTATATCTCTACTTGAGCTACCAGGCTTGGGAGCCAATTTGCGCGTTTGGAATACTTATTAGAAATGTCACGGTGCTCCATGATCACAAATATTTGGTATGTTTTTGTTTTGCAAGTGCCAAATACTTTTTGATTAACGAAACCTTGTGGTTATCTTTCTTGTTATTTGTCTACTTGTGAGGGCACTAAATATAAAGAGGTGACTAGCCAACGAATGTTTACTGGCTTGTGCGCCCGTGCAAACGCGCCAGCAAGGGGGTAGTATGAGATTCTTTTGAAAAGTGCATATGGAGGCCGAGCTCCAGGAGCCCTTTTGTCTTCAGGAAATTACTAGTATTTCCACACctaaaaaaatctgaaaaagTATACGCATAAGCATTTATTTGTAGTATACGTGTACAAAATTTCATGAACATATATGTTCATATGTTCATTTTCTTtttgagaggcatgaacatatatgttCATATGTTTCTTTTTAGCATCATATATGTTCATATGTGATGCACACAAAAAAGACATGCATAGACTAAAATGGGCTTTCTCTTTATTGTATTTGGACCAAATATTTGTCATTTTAGTTTAGCATGCAAATAATCACATTAGTTAATGAAACCTTACACGTACTTGAGCAACAGGTGTATGCATTtgtaatatttttattttttgaaacTCTTAAATACAATGATTTGTTTTCTTTTAACAGGCTCCCTGCAGCCCGCCCTCTATATACGCCACTCTCGGGATTCCTTTCCCTTCTCCACTGAATAGGCGAATACACCCGCACGCTAGGATTCGCATGGGTTCAGAGGTCGTTTCGTCCAGAAAGTGCATAGTATATTTTAGAAAATATAGAGTTGCACCTTCAAGCACTTTGGAGAAACCCCGCGGCTCTTTCTTACGATACATAAAACGTGTAGGAAAATAAATCCTCAGGCCTTGTTTGGCACTAGAGTTTTTAAGGGGATTGGTGGGATAATCCCGATAGGGATTGGGTGAAACTCAAACCTTCACCTAATCCTTCAAATCTCCATTTATCTCCAATCCACTAGATAGGGGTAGTGTATTAAGTATTGAGAAAAATGCACTAGAGTTTAGGAAATTGTGAGGAAATGAGGGGATGAAACATGTCAAATACAGTAGAACCAAACGATGTTTTAGGATATGTGAAAATTTAGGGATTTGATCGGGATAATCCCCACAAATTCCCTAAAATACACTAGTACCAAATAAGGCCCCAGGTGTTCAAATTATCACAAGTATACGAAATGACTTGACTTTGACATCATCGCACAGCCGTAACTCGTTGGCACTCAGATTTGCCGTCAATCACAAACCACAGAGCTATGCGTTACAGTGCTATACTTATTTGCTATCAACACTAACTGTAAAGTCAATAAAATAAACAAATCAAGAGAGTGCACAAAGTAAATTACAGTCTACTTTTTGAGAACACAGTACaacgcaagcgctcatatatacATGCATACATTCATTCCTATGAACACATACACGCAGACCtaccctatgagcacctccgatgGACTGAGCCGACCTCACCAAGGAACACCTGCTGATGGCGGGACTGACTCTTCTCGGTACCACTCTCTCTCCTTCCTCCTGCTGCTCCACGGCAGCTAGGCTCCCTCTTCCAGGGCTGCTCGCTGGCACAGTCCCGCTCTCCATTACCTCCCGCCAGTTCCTTGCTGCTGCTCGCGGACTGTGGTGACTCCCCTCCTCCGcctccacctctcctcccccctccCTTCTCCTGACCAACACAGATTGCAAACGGATCCGGGTACAGACCAACACAGACTACTGAAGCCCCAATGAGATGACACAGACAGAGCGAGCAGCGCCAAGATTCGTGCACATCCGACGGCCACAAAAACAACTTAAAGCAAAATTAAAAGCAGAAGTATGAAAATTAGAAAAACTGTAATTTTATTGAAAGACAGGCATAAAGTACGTAGTAGACAAGCATGCCCGGCAAGCTCAAacagatactccctccgttcggaaatacttgtcctagaaatggttgaaaatgaatgtatctataactaaaataagtctagatacaaccATTTTTATCAGCACATAGTAGACAAGCATGCCCGGCAAGCTCAAACAGATACAATAATACCATGGACCATAAAATATATGCCCCGTTGTTATCCCACACGTAGACCTGAGAAGATCAATCACGACCAGAGGTCCCCTCCGTCGCCGCCACAGCATCAAGAGATGAGTTCCGGGCATAAGTTTTGGTAATGAAATCAGCACACCTCTTCTGGAGCTCCCAGCAGTTGTACTGCTCGGCTAAAGCCAGAGTTGTCGCTGCTGTGTCCACTTTGATGCCATCATAGAGCTTGCTGGCGCAGATGAGCTTGAGCCTGTCCAGCCCATACCTGTCAGCAGCAGCAAGTAGATGTTGAGCAAGAGCCATCACAGATGCCGCCTGCTCATGCGCCTCATCCCGTTGTCCGGATTCTGGCACGGTGTCGGTAATCATGGCCTCTGCACCCTCCTGCTGTTCGAATTCTAGCACAGTGTCGGTGTAGATGAAGTGGAGCAACGCCTTGAATACCACGGCCTCCATGTCCTTAATCTCCACGCATTCCGAGCCCCTCTCAATCATGTCACCAAGGAACGCGGCCTTAAAGACACGGGACCTTACCGCGAGTATGTACTTGTGCGCAGCAAAGGACTCACCGGACACGAGAAATGTGACGTCCGCTCCCATCTGGCTCTGCAGGAGCTCAGCGAAGTGCTGGTGCAGGTTAGAGGTTGGCACTGGCACATGCACTTCTGGTTCTGGTATATCTGGCAGCTCCTTGAGAACTTCAAGGGTGCATTGCACAATGAAAGAATCATCCTTGAGATAACGCGATTTATTCAGCGTATACCATGGCATGAGAAGCATTTGAGATGATTTATCTTGGGGTTTCCTGAATGCTATTGACTGACAAATTTCCTCGGATGGTTCACGAACTCCCTCCGGGTCAACCAAGCAACCACGTATAGTCGTCACCACAGCCACAGCGCACTCGCTGAGAAGGACAACATTGATTGCCACCCAGGAGGGAGCCGATGGCTCACCGCCATGCGGATATACACGGATTTCCCAGTCATGCCCACCGAAATTCCATCTGCGTTTGATGTGTTTGTCCCTGCCCGGCATGTGAAAGCTCTTGCTATACCCGGTGTACTTGAACCGCCGCTCCGAGCGCAAGACATGGGTGAGGTCTGTGCAGGCAATTTCCATGGCCAAGGCTGAACAGGAGAGCAAGTGCTCAGAACTGAAGTCCTTCTTTGCGTTTCTGCGTTGGGAATGATTGCGGATTAGTTTTACTACAATCCAATGTTTTAAATAGCGTTCGGGCTATGCGATTTAGCGGCGGCTCAACCAAAAGCCATAACGAGCGTGCAAATACGGCAATAATCCATCCGTAGACGTAGAAAACAGGCTGCCCTAGCCACTGTGCCACATCAGAGCATTATACGTCTATGGATGAGATCATAACAGTAATTGCACGCTCATGCCAAATTCTAAAACTAGTTTGGCATATTTTTCAAGTTTAAACACTAAAATAAACAACAGCGACAAGTTTAAGCACCACGATAACATTAC encodes the following:
- the LOC125530600 gene encoding BTB/POZ and MATH domain-containing protein 1-like encodes the protein MEIACTDLTHVLRSERRFKYTGYSKSFHMPGRDKHIKRRWNFGGHDWEIRVYPHGGEPSAPSWVAINVVLLSECAVAVVTTIRGCLVDPEGVREPSEEICQSIAFRKPQDKSSQMLLMPWYTLNKSRYLKDDSFIVQCTLEVLKELPDIPEPEVHVPVPTSNLHQHFAELLQSQMGADVTFLVSGESFAAHKYILAVRSRVFKAAFLGDMIERGSECVEIKDMEAVVFKALLHFIYTDTVLEFEQQEGAEAMITDTVPESGQRDEAHEQAASVMALAQHLLAAADRYGLDRLKLICASKLYDGIKVDTAATTLALAEQYNCWELQKRCADFITKTYARNSSLDAVAATEGTSGRD